GGTCAGGCGGTGCCGGACGAGGCGACGGTGCGCGCCCTGCATACCCTCAACGGCAGCGCCGGTATGGCCGGTATCGACTCCATCGCCCAGGTGGCGCAGTCCCTGGAGCAGCGGTTGCGCCCGTTCCAGGTCGCGGCCAGCCCGGTGCCGACCGCGCTCTTGGACCTGATCGAGCGGGCCCTGGGCGCCATCGCTGCCCGCATCGCGGAGGTCCCGACGGGGGGGCCGGGGGTCGCGGCCCTGGGCGCCGTGACAGCGGCCCTTGCCGCCTTGCCGGAACCGGGGCCGGAGCCGGAGTCGGGGCCAACGACCATCGGCGTAGCGGATTCAGGGTTCGCCGAGTGGTCGGCGCCTACCCTCCCGGGTGGCACCCAGGGGCGCGCGCCGGGCGCGGATTCCGCCGCCATCGACCTGGCATGGCGGGATTCGGATCTGGCGGACTTCTTGACTTGGCCACCTGAGCCCGGGCCAGGCCCGGAGCCGGACGCGCAGGGCGCGGCGCTGTCCGCGGACGAGCCCTTTGCCGACCCCTTTGCCGACCCCTTTGGTGACCTCTTTGCCGACCCCTTTGCGGCGCCGGGCACGGTCGTCTCCGCGGACAGCCTGCCGGACCTGCTCCCAGTGCCGGTGCCGCCGCCGCCCGCCCCGGTGTCCTCGTTCCCGCTCGCCCCGCGGCCGGCGGACGAGGACTCCGCCACCGGTGCGGACGCCTTGGCCGCCGAACTGGCACAGGCATTGAATCTCCTGGACGGAGAACTGGCGTCCGACGAGCGGCGGGGGCGGGCGGGGGACGGTGCGGCGCCGCCCGCCCCGCCGGCGGTCGCACCGGCGGTTGCGTCCAGCGACGCCCGCGACTGGGAACTGGTGCCGCTGGACTTGCCGCAATGGCTGGCGGCGGGGGAGGGGATCGATCAGGAGACGCCGCGCCTGTCCGTCGGCGTGCCCGAGTCATTTGCGCTGGTCGAGTCCGCCGACGCATGGGAGCCGTTGGCCGAATTGCCCGCGTCGCCCGCGGCGGCAGCCGGGGGCGAGCCGGCCGCCGACACCGATGGCGGCGTCGCGGGCACACCCAGCGTTGAGGCCGCCCCGTCCGCGGAACCGGCGTCGGACCTCATAGAGGTCCTTGGGTCCGCGGTGGTCGACCCGCAATTGCCCACACCATGCCAGTCCCCGGAGCTGTCTCCCGAGCTGTCGGCGCACGCCGTGCATGACGGGCTTGCGCGCCTGCAGCCTCCCCTGCTGCCCGCCCTCCTGGTGGGCGTCGCGGGCCAGGTCTACGCGGTTCCCCTGGCCGGCGTCGCGGGCCTGGCGCGTATCCCCCGGGACGATTTGGCCGCTATCTACGCCGGTCAGGGGCAGGATTTTTCCGCGCAGGATTGCCGGTACCGGGTCGCCCACCTGGGCCGTTTGCTCGATCCCACGGCGGCGTCGGACCTGGATCAACGCCGGTGGCTGCCCCTCTTACTCACGAGCGCGGGCGCCCCGCGCCTGGCCCTGCAGGTGGACCAACTGATCGGTATCACGCGCATCACGGTCACGCCGCTGGGACTAGGACTCGCCGCGGTGCGCTGGCTCGTCGGTGGCACCATCCTGGCGGACGGGCGGGTCGCCCTGATTCTGGATGCCCAAGCCCTGGCGCAGACCGTCGGCGGCCGAAACGAGAGGCCCGGTGCGGACGGCGCAGCGGCGGCCGTTCCCCTGAACCAAGAGGAGCCGGGGCCGCTCGCCCCGGCGCCGGCAAGGTGAACAGGGTGGAGCGGGGGCTGCCCGTCCTGTTGCTCCCAACGGCGTCCGCGGCTGGCCCCTGGGACCTGATGGTGCCGGTCGCGGCCGTAGAGCAGGTCCTGCGCGCCGCGTCCCTGGGGCCCCCAGCGGCGGGGGCACCGGACTGGCTCAGGGGCCTGCTGCCCTGGCGTGGGCTAAGGGTGCCGGTGGTGTGCCTGGGGCAGGGTGCCGGCCCCGCCGCGGATCGCCCGGCGGGCCCTTACGTCGTGCTGTGTCGGGCGCCGACGGGCGCGCCCGTCCTGCCGTATTTTGCCCTCGCGAGTCCGACCCTGCCGCGTCTGGAGCGGGTCACGCCGGGCTCCCTCAGCCCTGATCCGGCGGCGGCCCCCGGCCGCCCCTTCAGCGTGATCGCGCTGCGTCTTCAGGGCCAACCGGCGGTGCTGCTGGACCCGGACGCGCTGCAGCGGGCCTTGCTGGCCGCGTCGGGGCTGTGCTGAGCGCCCGGGCGCGCGGCGGCGGCGCGGCGGCCCGCCGCGTCAGTCCCGCGGGGCGCCGGCCGCGTGCGACTTGGCGTGCAGGGCGTAGAGCACGTCCTCGTCGGCGATGTGGTCGACCAGCCAGTCCTGGGTGAGGTCGAGCGCCCGCTCGGCCAGATCGGGGCTGGGTCCAAAGGTCGCCAGGTCTTCCGCCAGGGCGTCCAGCCGGGCAAAGAAGGCGGCGTGGAGCGCTTGGTGGGCCGCGAGTGCCGGGTACTCATGGTCGCGCATAAAGGCCTCTTCCGTCTGGAAGTGGCTGCCGGCATAGTCGCGCATGAAGGCGATCGCCTCCGCGACCCCCTGGTTGGCCTCGCGGTCCAGGATCTGCTCGTAAAGACGGTGGGAAGCGGCGAAGAATCCCTGGTGTTGTTCATCGATCGTCGGGATGCCGACGGAGTAGACCTCTGACCAGTTGCGCAGCATGGATCACC
The DNA window shown above is from Candidatus Thiodictyon syntrophicum and carries:
- a CDS encoding chemotaxis protein CheW — encoded protein: MNRVERGLPVLLLPTASAAGPWDLMVPVAAVEQVLRAASLGPPAAGAPDWLRGLLPWRGLRVPVVCLGQGAGPAADRPAGPYVVLCRAPTGAPVLPYFALASPTLPRLERVTPGSLSPDPAAAPGRPFSVIALRLQGQPAVLLDPDALQRALLAASGLC
- a CDS encoding bacteriohemerythrin — translated: MLRNWSEVYSVGIPTIDEQHQGFFAASHRLYEQILDREANQGVAEAIAFMRDYAGSHFQTEEAFMRDHEYPALAAHQALHAAFFARLDALAEDLATFGPSPDLAERALDLTQDWLVDHIADEDVLYALHAKSHAAGAPRD